In Carya illinoinensis cultivar Pawnee chromosome 9, C.illinoinensisPawnee_v1, whole genome shotgun sequence, the following are encoded in one genomic region:
- the LOC122275815 gene encoding polyadenylation and cleavage factor homolog 4-like isoform X1, translating to MASMDSEKLLVNRENLRNQSVARAMANELAPQKSPQTILDRFRSLLKQRDDEFRNSAVDDAVSPPRAEEIVQLYDLFLSELTFNSKPIITDLTIIAGEHKQLGKGIADAICARILEVPVEQKLPLLYLLDSIVKNIGRDYVTYFSSRLPEVFCEAYRQVHPNQHNSMRHLFGTWSAVFPPSVLHKIEVQLQFSPSVNQQSSGLNPLRASESPRPSHGIHVNPKYLRQFEHSAVDSNIQQARGTSAVKMFGKKPAIGFDEFDSGQAELVPSQVGAERLSSTGNAGNAPFAFGANKVRPPSTIRLGRPSSPSRTRPDRSLSLAVEEFAADHSPRRFVGGGSPAHPVYEYGLSRATARDEEMSGRQRKHYSDNKHNHFETKILHNLSNEREHQGPRALIDAYGNDTGKRSFNNKPLQGQRLDLNSIDNKVATPSWQNTEEEEFDWEDMSPTLADSNRSNDFLPRTRPGIGVQSASPLNAGQAHLPAVDDSSVNAEDSVPLLSQFGRGSMRKISGFQAERNQILDPRYPHEAWNLPPHLSKGRGRNYNLPLLASRISSSDGDKMPSLIDKLPDADPQLHGPPTIISRFGSSNLDSIGVEARSTVLPASRGVRPSLNVHNSRPPYLQHIFPQQRVMGGQFESINTSNAVNNLGPNGSLHMPELQSDGFRNRELSSTKLPQLPNQHRGLIHVNQRNQVQGTPLQPQFLPSQEAHPSLAAVVQPHLVAPPYNRGYSPQMHGSTVSTVLSNPVTGIQLMLPVQNIPSSLHLQGGALPPLPPGAPPTSSHMIPFTQNAVPAVANQQTNISGLIGSLMAQGFISLTKQTPIQDSVGVEFNVDLLKVRHETAISSLYADLPRQCTTCGLRFKCQEEHSRHMDWHVTKNRMSKNRKQKPSRKWFVSSSMWLSGAEALGTEAVPGFLPTEIIVEKKDDEEMAVPADEDQNACALCGEPFDDFYSDETEEWMYKGAVYLNAPCGSTAGMDRSQLGPIVHAKCRSESSAVSTEGFRQDEGGITAEGSQSKRMRLS from the exons ATGGCCTCCATGGACTCGGAAAAGCTCTTAGTTAACAGAGAAAACCTAAGGAACCAATCGGTGGCGAGGGCAATGGCCAACGAGCTCGCGCCACAAAAGTCACCCCAAACGATTCTTGATCGCTTCAGGTCTCTGCTAAAGCAGCGCGACGATGAGTTTAGGAACTCGGCCGTAGACGATGCTGTCTCTCCGCCGAGGGCCGAGGAAATCGTTCAGCTTTACGATCTCTTCTTGTCGGAACTAACGTTTAATTCGAAGCCCATTATCACGGATCTCACTATAATCGCCGGCGAGCATAAGCAACTCGGCAAGGGCATCGCCGACGCCATTTGCGCTCGGATTCTCGAG GTCCCAGTCGAGCAAAAGCTGCCTTTATTATATCTTTTAGACAGTATTGTTAAGAATATTGGCCGGGATTATGTTACGTACTTCTCTTCTCGACTGCCAGAG GTTTTTTGCGAGGCATACAGGCAAGTTCACCCTAATCAGCATAATTCCATGCGCCATCTCTTTGGCACCTGGTCAGCAGTATTCCCACCTTCTGTCCTACATAAAATTGAGgtacaactgcaattttctcctTCGGTAAACCAGCAATCATCTGGCTTGAATCCCTTGAGAGCTTCAGAATCTCCTCGACCAAGCCATGGCATACATGTTAATCCAAAGTATCTGCGGCAGTTTGAACATTCAGCTGTGGACAGT AATATCCAGCAAGCTAGAGGAACTTCAGCTGTAAAAATGTTTGGTAAAAAACCTGCCATTGGATTTGATGAGTTTGATTCTGGTCAGGCAGAGCTTGTACCCTCCCAGGTTGGAGCTGAAAGATTGAGCTCAACAGGAAATGCAGGTAATGCCCCTTTTGCCTTTGGGGCTAATAAGGTGCGTCCACCTTCAACCATCAGACTCGGGAGACCCTCTTCGCCATCAAGAACCAGGCCTGATAGGTCCTTGTCGTTGGCAGTTGAAGAATTTGCTGCAGACCATTCTCCTAGAAGGTTTGTTGGTGGGGGCTCTCCAGCGCATCCCGTATATGAGTATGGACTAAGTAGAGCAACTGCTAGAGATGAGGAAATGAGTGGCCGGCAGAGAAAACATTATTCCGATAATAAGCATAACCACTTTGAAACTAAAATACTACACAACCTTAGTAACGAACGTGAGCACCAAGGACCAAGAGCTCTAATTGATGCCTATGGAAATGACACAGGGAAGAGATCTTTTAACAATAAGCCTCTGCAGGGTCAACGCCTTGACTTAAACAGTATAGACAATAAGGTTGCTACACCATCATGGCAGAATACTGAAGAGGAAGAGTTTGATTGGGAAGATATGAGCCCCACTTTAGCAGACAGTAATAGGAGTAATGATTTCTTGCCAAGGACAAGGCCTGGTATTGGAGTACAGAGTGCTTCCCCTCTGAATGCTGGTCAGGCTCATCTTCCTGCAGTGGATGATTCTTCTGTTAATGCTGAAGATTCAGTCCCCTTACTAAGT CAGTTCGGTCGTGGATCAATGAGGAAGATATCTGGATTCCAAGCTGAGAGAAATCAGATTCTTGATCCTCGCTATCCTCATGAGGCCTGGAATTTGCCTCCCCATCTCTCCAAAGGAAGAGGAAGGAATTACAATTTGCCCTTATTGGCAAGTCGTATATCTTCATCAGATGGTGACAAAATGCCCTCTCTTATTGATAAACTTCCCGATGCCGACCCACAACTTCATGGACCTCCAACTATTATATCAAGATTTGGTTCTTCCAATCTTGATTCTATTGGTGTTGAGGCTCGGTCGACTGTTCTACCAGCATCTAGGGGTGTAAGGCCTTCTCTAAATGTGCATAACTCTCGCCCACCATACCTGCAGCATATTTTTCCACAGCAGAGAGTGATGGGGGGCCAATTTGAGTCAATAAACACTAGCAATGCTGTCAATAATCTTGGTCCCAATGGGTCTTTACATATGCCCGAGCTGCAGTCGGATGGTTTTAGAAACAGGGAGCTGAGTTCTACAAAGCTGCCACAACTGCCTAATCAGCATCGAGGACTAATTCATGTGAATCAGCGAAACCAGGTTCAAGGCACTCCTTTACAGCCACAATTTCTTCCATCTCAGGAGGCACATCCATCTTTAGCAGCTGTAGTGCAACCTCATTTAGTGGCACCACCTTATAATCGTGGATACAGCCCACAAATGCATGGTTCCACTGTTAGCACAGTTCTGTCAAATCCTGTAACTGGTATTCAGTTGATGTTACCCGTTCAAAACATCCCAAGCTCATTACATTTACAGGGGGGAGCCTTGCCTCCTTTACCTCCTGGTGCCCCTCCGACTTCGTCACATATGATACCTTTCACACAAAATGCAGTTCCTGCTGTCGCTAATCAACAGACGAACATTTCTGGATTGATTGGTTCTCTCATGGCTCAGGGTTTTATCTCATTGACCAAACAGACCCCTATACAG GATTCTGTAGGAGTTGAGTTCAATGTGGACCTTCTCAAGGTGCGTCATGAGACTGCAATAAGTTCCCTGTACGCCGACCTCCCAAGACAATGCACAACCTGTGGCCTTCGATTCAAGTGCCAAGAAGAGCACAGTCGTCATATGGATTGGCATGTAACCAAGAATCGTATGTCCAAGAACCGTAAGCAGAAGCCTTCTCGCAAGTGGTTTGTAAGTTCAAGCATGTGGCTCAGTGGTGCGGAGGCATTAGGAACTGAAGCAGTTCCTGGGTTTTTGCCTACTGAGATCATTGTAGAGAAGAAGGATGATGAAGAAATGGCTGTTCCTGCCGACGAGGATCAGAATGCATGTGCATTATGTGGAGAGCCTTTTGATGATTTTTACAGTGACGAGACAGAAGAGTGGATGTACAAGGGGGCTGTATACTTAAATGCGCCCTGTGGCTCGACAGCAGGCATGGATAGGTCTCAGTTAGGTCCTATAGTGCATGCTAAGTGTCGGTCTGAATCTAGTGCGGTTTCTACAGAAGGTTTTAGACAAGACGAAGGG GGAATTACTGCAGAGGGTAGTCAGAGCAAACGAATGCGGCTTAGTTAG
- the LOC122275374 gene encoding tryptophan synthase beta chain 1-like, translating into MTACNMRSTEFLSAQIGPYSSGYLSVKIRSRNGNAEVVRAVAVDHSSTVVKEVSGLSNLILRRPPLTPIPRVVETEKRKVSTDDDDDDDGNDQGRFGMFGGKYVPETLMACLSQLESEFNSVLKDTEFQAELATALRDYVGRETPLYFAQRLTNRYKNSNGEGPHIYLKREDLNHGGAYKMNNAIAQAMIAKRLGRKTVVAATGAGQHGIATAAACAKHSLECTIFMGTKDMEKQSSNLHLMKLLGANVKSVDGSFKDASSEAIRNWVGNLETSYYLSGTVVGPHPCPSMVREFQSVIGKETRRQAMEKWVGKPDVLLACVGSGSNALGLFHEFVKDKDVRLIGVEGAGFGLGSGRHSATLARGDVGVYHGAMSYLLQDEEGQILEPYSIAVGLQYPGVGPELSFLKASGRAEFYTATDQEALDACQLLCRLEGIIPSLEASHALAFLNKLCPTLPAGTKVVVSCSGRGDKDVATLSNSIH; encoded by the exons atgaCTGCTTGTAATATGAGGTCAACTGAGTTTCTTAGTGCACAAATAGGTCCATACAGTAGTGGCTATTTGAGCGTTAAGATCAGATCAAGAAATGGCAATGCCGAGGTGGTTCGTGCGGTAGCTGTTGATCACAGCAGTACTGTGGTTAAGGAGGTTTCGGGGTTGAGCAATTTGATACTGAGGAGGCCGCCATTGACGCCAATTCCACGAGTAGTTGAAACCGAGAAAAGGAAGGTCAGtactgatgatgatgatgatgatgatggtaatGATCAAGGAAGGTTTGGGATGTTTGGAGGGAAGTACGTGCCTGAGACTTTGATGGCTTGTTTGAGCCAGCTTGAATCCGAATTCAACTCGGTTCTAAAAGACACCGAGTTTCag GCAGAGCTCGCAACAGCACTAAGAGACTATGTTGGGAGAGAGACACCTCTCTACTTTGCCCAGCGGCTCACAAATCGCTACAAGAACAGCAACGGAGAAGGACCCCATATATATCTAAAACGAGAGGATCTCAACCATGGCGGAGCATACAAGATGAACAACGCCATCGCACAGGCGATGATTGCCAAACGCTTGGGCCGAAAAACTGTGGTGGCAGCCACCGGTGCTGGGCAGCATGGTATCGCAACAGCTGCTGCTTGTGCCAAACATTCTTTGGAGTGCACCATCTTCATGGGTACCAAAGACATGGAAAAACAGTCTTCTAATCTGCACTTGATGAAGTTGCTGGGTGCCAAT GTTAAATCCGTGGATGGGAGTTTTAAGGATGCAAGTTCGGAGGCCATTCGGAACTGGGTAGGAAATCTAGAAACCAGTTATTACTTGTCTGGCACCGTGGTGGGGCCTCATCCATGTCCAAGCATGGTACGCGAATTTCAATCGGTGATTGGAAAGGAAACGAGGAGGCAAGCAATGGAGAAATGGGTTGGAAAGCCTGATGTATTGCTTGCCTGTGTAGGGAGTGGCTCTAATGCTTTGGGGTTGTTCCATGAATTTGTTAAAGATAAAGATGTGAGGTTGATTGGGGTTGAGGGTGCAGGGTTTGGCTTGGGAAGTGGCAGGCACTCTGCAACTCTGGCTAGAGGGGATGTTGGTGTTTATCATGGAGCCATGAGCTATTTGTTGCAAGATGAGGAAGGACAAATTCTGGAACCATACTCTATTGCTGTGGG ACTGCAGTACCCTGGGGTTGGCCCGGAGCTGAGCTTTCTCAAAGCCAGTGGGCGTGCGGAGTTCTACACTGCCACAGACCAGGAAGCCCTAGATG CATGCCAACTTTTATGTAGATTGGAAGGTATAATTCCCTCATTGGAGGCCTCTCATGCATTGGCGTTTCTAAATAAACTGTGTCCTACTTTACCCGCTGGCACAAAGGTTGTAGTAAGTTGTAGTGGACGTGGAGACAAGGATGTTGCGACGCTTTCCAATTCCATCCATTGA
- the LOC122275815 gene encoding polyadenylation and cleavage factor homolog 4-like isoform X3, with the protein MASMDSEKLLVNRENLRNQSVARAMANELAPQKSPQTILDRFRSLLKQRDDEFRNSAVDDAVSPPRAEEIVQLYDLFLSELTFNSKPIITDLTIIAGEHKQLGKGIADAICARILEVPVEQKLPLLYLLDSIVKNIGRDYVTYFSSRLPEVFCEAYRQVHPNQHNSMRHLFGTWSAVFPPSVLHKIEVQLQFSPSVNQQSSGLNPLRASESPRPSHGIHVNPKYLRQFEHSAVDSNIQQARGTSAVKMFGKKPAIGFDEFDSGQAELVPSQVGAERLSSTGNAGNAPFAFGANKVRPPSTIRLGRPSSPSRTRPDRSLSLAVEEFAADHSPRRFVGGGSPAHPVYEYGLSRATARDEEMSGRQRKHYSDNKHNHFETKILHNLSNEREHQGPRALIDAYGNDTGKRSFNNKPLQGQRLDLNSIDNKVATPSWQNTEEEEFDWEDMSPTLADSNRSNDFLPRTRPGIGVQSASPLNAGQAHLPAVDDSSVNAEDSVPLLSQFGRGSMRKISGFQAERNQILDPRYPHEAWNLPPHLSKGRGRNYNLPLLASRISSSDGDKMPSLIDKLPDADPQLHGPPTIISRFGSSNLDSIGVEARSTVLPASRGVRPSLNVHNSRPPYLQHIFPQQRVMGGQFESINTSNAVNNLGPNGSLHMPELQSDGFRNRELSSTKLPQLPNQHRGLIHVNQRNQVQGTPLQPQFLPSQEAHPSLAAVVQPHLVAPPYNRGYSPQMHGSTVSTVLSNPVTGIQLMLPVQNIPSSLHLQGGALPPLPPGAPPTSSHMIPFTQNAVPAVANQQTNISGLIGSLMAQGFISLTKQTPIQELSSMWTFSRCVMRLQ; encoded by the exons ATGGCCTCCATGGACTCGGAAAAGCTCTTAGTTAACAGAGAAAACCTAAGGAACCAATCGGTGGCGAGGGCAATGGCCAACGAGCTCGCGCCACAAAAGTCACCCCAAACGATTCTTGATCGCTTCAGGTCTCTGCTAAAGCAGCGCGACGATGAGTTTAGGAACTCGGCCGTAGACGATGCTGTCTCTCCGCCGAGGGCCGAGGAAATCGTTCAGCTTTACGATCTCTTCTTGTCGGAACTAACGTTTAATTCGAAGCCCATTATCACGGATCTCACTATAATCGCCGGCGAGCATAAGCAACTCGGCAAGGGCATCGCCGACGCCATTTGCGCTCGGATTCTCGAG GTCCCAGTCGAGCAAAAGCTGCCTTTATTATATCTTTTAGACAGTATTGTTAAGAATATTGGCCGGGATTATGTTACGTACTTCTCTTCTCGACTGCCAGAG GTTTTTTGCGAGGCATACAGGCAAGTTCACCCTAATCAGCATAATTCCATGCGCCATCTCTTTGGCACCTGGTCAGCAGTATTCCCACCTTCTGTCCTACATAAAATTGAGgtacaactgcaattttctcctTCGGTAAACCAGCAATCATCTGGCTTGAATCCCTTGAGAGCTTCAGAATCTCCTCGACCAAGCCATGGCATACATGTTAATCCAAAGTATCTGCGGCAGTTTGAACATTCAGCTGTGGACAGT AATATCCAGCAAGCTAGAGGAACTTCAGCTGTAAAAATGTTTGGTAAAAAACCTGCCATTGGATTTGATGAGTTTGATTCTGGTCAGGCAGAGCTTGTACCCTCCCAGGTTGGAGCTGAAAGATTGAGCTCAACAGGAAATGCAGGTAATGCCCCTTTTGCCTTTGGGGCTAATAAGGTGCGTCCACCTTCAACCATCAGACTCGGGAGACCCTCTTCGCCATCAAGAACCAGGCCTGATAGGTCCTTGTCGTTGGCAGTTGAAGAATTTGCTGCAGACCATTCTCCTAGAAGGTTTGTTGGTGGGGGCTCTCCAGCGCATCCCGTATATGAGTATGGACTAAGTAGAGCAACTGCTAGAGATGAGGAAATGAGTGGCCGGCAGAGAAAACATTATTCCGATAATAAGCATAACCACTTTGAAACTAAAATACTACACAACCTTAGTAACGAACGTGAGCACCAAGGACCAAGAGCTCTAATTGATGCCTATGGAAATGACACAGGGAAGAGATCTTTTAACAATAAGCCTCTGCAGGGTCAACGCCTTGACTTAAACAGTATAGACAATAAGGTTGCTACACCATCATGGCAGAATACTGAAGAGGAAGAGTTTGATTGGGAAGATATGAGCCCCACTTTAGCAGACAGTAATAGGAGTAATGATTTCTTGCCAAGGACAAGGCCTGGTATTGGAGTACAGAGTGCTTCCCCTCTGAATGCTGGTCAGGCTCATCTTCCTGCAGTGGATGATTCTTCTGTTAATGCTGAAGATTCAGTCCCCTTACTAAGT CAGTTCGGTCGTGGATCAATGAGGAAGATATCTGGATTCCAAGCTGAGAGAAATCAGATTCTTGATCCTCGCTATCCTCATGAGGCCTGGAATTTGCCTCCCCATCTCTCCAAAGGAAGAGGAAGGAATTACAATTTGCCCTTATTGGCAAGTCGTATATCTTCATCAGATGGTGACAAAATGCCCTCTCTTATTGATAAACTTCCCGATGCCGACCCACAACTTCATGGACCTCCAACTATTATATCAAGATTTGGTTCTTCCAATCTTGATTCTATTGGTGTTGAGGCTCGGTCGACTGTTCTACCAGCATCTAGGGGTGTAAGGCCTTCTCTAAATGTGCATAACTCTCGCCCACCATACCTGCAGCATATTTTTCCACAGCAGAGAGTGATGGGGGGCCAATTTGAGTCAATAAACACTAGCAATGCTGTCAATAATCTTGGTCCCAATGGGTCTTTACATATGCCCGAGCTGCAGTCGGATGGTTTTAGAAACAGGGAGCTGAGTTCTACAAAGCTGCCACAACTGCCTAATCAGCATCGAGGACTAATTCATGTGAATCAGCGAAACCAGGTTCAAGGCACTCCTTTACAGCCACAATTTCTTCCATCTCAGGAGGCACATCCATCTTTAGCAGCTGTAGTGCAACCTCATTTAGTGGCACCACCTTATAATCGTGGATACAGCCCACAAATGCATGGTTCCACTGTTAGCACAGTTCTGTCAAATCCTGTAACTGGTATTCAGTTGATGTTACCCGTTCAAAACATCCCAAGCTCATTACATTTACAGGGGGGAGCCTTGCCTCCTTTACCTCCTGGTGCCCCTCCGACTTCGTCACATATGATACCTTTCACACAAAATGCAGTTCCTGCTGTCGCTAATCAACAGACGAACATTTCTGGATTGATTGGTTCTCTCATGGCTCAGGGTTTTATCTCATTGACCAAACAGACCCCTATACAG GAGTTGAGTTCAATGTGGACCTTCTCAAGGTGCGTCATGAGACTGCAATAA
- the LOC122275815 gene encoding polyadenylation and cleavage factor homolog 4-like isoform X2: protein MASMDSEKLLVNRENLRNQSVARAMANELAPQKSPQTILDRFRSLLKQRDDEFRNSAVDDAVSPPRAEEIVQLYDLFLSELTFNSKPIITDLTIIAGEHKQLGKGIADAICARILEVPVEQKLPLLYLLDSIVKNIGRDYVTYFSSRLPEVFCEAYRQVHPNQHNSMRHLFGTWSAVFPPSVLHKIEVQLQFSPSVNQQSSGLNPLRASESPRPSHGIHVNPKYLRQFEHSAVDSNIQQARGTSAVKMFGKKPAIGFDEFDSGQAELVPSQVGAERLSSTGNAGNAPFAFGANKVRPPSTIRLGRPSSPSRTRPDRSLSLAVEEFAADHSPRRFVGGGSPAHPVYEYGLSRATARDEEMSGRQRKHYSDNKHNHFETKILHNLSNEREHQGPRALIDAYGNDTGKRSFNNKPLQGQRLDLNSIDNKVATPSWQNTEEEEFDWEDMSPTLADSNRSNDFLPRTRPGIGVQSASPLNAGQAHLPAVDDSSVNAEDSVPLLSFGRGSMRKISGFQAERNQILDPRYPHEAWNLPPHLSKGRGRNYNLPLLASRISSSDGDKMPSLIDKLPDADPQLHGPPTIISRFGSSNLDSIGVEARSTVLPASRGVRPSLNVHNSRPPYLQHIFPQQRVMGGQFESINTSNAVNNLGPNGSLHMPELQSDGFRNRELSSTKLPQLPNQHRGLIHVNQRNQVQGTPLQPQFLPSQEAHPSLAAVVQPHLVAPPYNRGYSPQMHGSTVSTVLSNPVTGIQLMLPVQNIPSSLHLQGGALPPLPPGAPPTSSHMIPFTQNAVPAVANQQTNISGLIGSLMAQGFISLTKQTPIQDSVGVEFNVDLLKVRHETAISSLYADLPRQCTTCGLRFKCQEEHSRHMDWHVTKNRMSKNRKQKPSRKWFVSSSMWLSGAEALGTEAVPGFLPTEIIVEKKDDEEMAVPADEDQNACALCGEPFDDFYSDETEEWMYKGAVYLNAPCGSTAGMDRSQLGPIVHAKCRSESSAVSTEGFRQDEGGITAEGSQSKRMRLS from the exons ATGGCCTCCATGGACTCGGAAAAGCTCTTAGTTAACAGAGAAAACCTAAGGAACCAATCGGTGGCGAGGGCAATGGCCAACGAGCTCGCGCCACAAAAGTCACCCCAAACGATTCTTGATCGCTTCAGGTCTCTGCTAAAGCAGCGCGACGATGAGTTTAGGAACTCGGCCGTAGACGATGCTGTCTCTCCGCCGAGGGCCGAGGAAATCGTTCAGCTTTACGATCTCTTCTTGTCGGAACTAACGTTTAATTCGAAGCCCATTATCACGGATCTCACTATAATCGCCGGCGAGCATAAGCAACTCGGCAAGGGCATCGCCGACGCCATTTGCGCTCGGATTCTCGAG GTCCCAGTCGAGCAAAAGCTGCCTTTATTATATCTTTTAGACAGTATTGTTAAGAATATTGGCCGGGATTATGTTACGTACTTCTCTTCTCGACTGCCAGAG GTTTTTTGCGAGGCATACAGGCAAGTTCACCCTAATCAGCATAATTCCATGCGCCATCTCTTTGGCACCTGGTCAGCAGTATTCCCACCTTCTGTCCTACATAAAATTGAGgtacaactgcaattttctcctTCGGTAAACCAGCAATCATCTGGCTTGAATCCCTTGAGAGCTTCAGAATCTCCTCGACCAAGCCATGGCATACATGTTAATCCAAAGTATCTGCGGCAGTTTGAACATTCAGCTGTGGACAGT AATATCCAGCAAGCTAGAGGAACTTCAGCTGTAAAAATGTTTGGTAAAAAACCTGCCATTGGATTTGATGAGTTTGATTCTGGTCAGGCAGAGCTTGTACCCTCCCAGGTTGGAGCTGAAAGATTGAGCTCAACAGGAAATGCAGGTAATGCCCCTTTTGCCTTTGGGGCTAATAAGGTGCGTCCACCTTCAACCATCAGACTCGGGAGACCCTCTTCGCCATCAAGAACCAGGCCTGATAGGTCCTTGTCGTTGGCAGTTGAAGAATTTGCTGCAGACCATTCTCCTAGAAGGTTTGTTGGTGGGGGCTCTCCAGCGCATCCCGTATATGAGTATGGACTAAGTAGAGCAACTGCTAGAGATGAGGAAATGAGTGGCCGGCAGAGAAAACATTATTCCGATAATAAGCATAACCACTTTGAAACTAAAATACTACACAACCTTAGTAACGAACGTGAGCACCAAGGACCAAGAGCTCTAATTGATGCCTATGGAAATGACACAGGGAAGAGATCTTTTAACAATAAGCCTCTGCAGGGTCAACGCCTTGACTTAAACAGTATAGACAATAAGGTTGCTACACCATCATGGCAGAATACTGAAGAGGAAGAGTTTGATTGGGAAGATATGAGCCCCACTTTAGCAGACAGTAATAGGAGTAATGATTTCTTGCCAAGGACAAGGCCTGGTATTGGAGTACAGAGTGCTTCCCCTCTGAATGCTGGTCAGGCTCATCTTCCTGCAGTGGATGATTCTTCTGTTAATGCTGAAGATTCAGTCCCCTTACTAAGT TTCGGTCGTGGATCAATGAGGAAGATATCTGGATTCCAAGCTGAGAGAAATCAGATTCTTGATCCTCGCTATCCTCATGAGGCCTGGAATTTGCCTCCCCATCTCTCCAAAGGAAGAGGAAGGAATTACAATTTGCCCTTATTGGCAAGTCGTATATCTTCATCAGATGGTGACAAAATGCCCTCTCTTATTGATAAACTTCCCGATGCCGACCCACAACTTCATGGACCTCCAACTATTATATCAAGATTTGGTTCTTCCAATCTTGATTCTATTGGTGTTGAGGCTCGGTCGACTGTTCTACCAGCATCTAGGGGTGTAAGGCCTTCTCTAAATGTGCATAACTCTCGCCCACCATACCTGCAGCATATTTTTCCACAGCAGAGAGTGATGGGGGGCCAATTTGAGTCAATAAACACTAGCAATGCTGTCAATAATCTTGGTCCCAATGGGTCTTTACATATGCCCGAGCTGCAGTCGGATGGTTTTAGAAACAGGGAGCTGAGTTCTACAAAGCTGCCACAACTGCCTAATCAGCATCGAGGACTAATTCATGTGAATCAGCGAAACCAGGTTCAAGGCACTCCTTTACAGCCACAATTTCTTCCATCTCAGGAGGCACATCCATCTTTAGCAGCTGTAGTGCAACCTCATTTAGTGGCACCACCTTATAATCGTGGATACAGCCCACAAATGCATGGTTCCACTGTTAGCACAGTTCTGTCAAATCCTGTAACTGGTATTCAGTTGATGTTACCCGTTCAAAACATCCCAAGCTCATTACATTTACAGGGGGGAGCCTTGCCTCCTTTACCTCCTGGTGCCCCTCCGACTTCGTCACATATGATACCTTTCACACAAAATGCAGTTCCTGCTGTCGCTAATCAACAGACGAACATTTCTGGATTGATTGGTTCTCTCATGGCTCAGGGTTTTATCTCATTGACCAAACAGACCCCTATACAG GATTCTGTAGGAGTTGAGTTCAATGTGGACCTTCTCAAGGTGCGTCATGAGACTGCAATAAGTTCCCTGTACGCCGACCTCCCAAGACAATGCACAACCTGTGGCCTTCGATTCAAGTGCCAAGAAGAGCACAGTCGTCATATGGATTGGCATGTAACCAAGAATCGTATGTCCAAGAACCGTAAGCAGAAGCCTTCTCGCAAGTGGTTTGTAAGTTCAAGCATGTGGCTCAGTGGTGCGGAGGCATTAGGAACTGAAGCAGTTCCTGGGTTTTTGCCTACTGAGATCATTGTAGAGAAGAAGGATGATGAAGAAATGGCTGTTCCTGCCGACGAGGATCAGAATGCATGTGCATTATGTGGAGAGCCTTTTGATGATTTTTACAGTGACGAGACAGAAGAGTGGATGTACAAGGGGGCTGTATACTTAAATGCGCCCTGTGGCTCGACAGCAGGCATGGATAGGTCTCAGTTAGGTCCTATAGTGCATGCTAAGTGTCGGTCTGAATCTAGTGCGGTTTCTACAGAAGGTTTTAGACAAGACGAAGGG GGAATTACTGCAGAGGGTAGTCAGAGCAAACGAATGCGGCTTAGTTAG